Proteins from a single region of Enoplosus armatus isolate fEnoArm2 chromosome 6, fEnoArm2.hap1, whole genome shotgun sequence:
- the tpm1 gene encoding tropomyosin alpha-1 chain isoform X2, translated as MDAIKKKMQMLKLDKENALDRAEQAESDKKAAEDRSKQLDDDIRELEKKLRVTEDERDKVFEEFQTAEEKLLTAEEAATKLEDDLVALQKKLKGTEDELDKYSEALKDAQEKLELAEKKATDAEGDVASLNRRIQLVEEELDRAQERLATALTKLEEAEKAADESERGMKVIENRAMKDEEKMELQEIQLKEAKHIAEEADRKYEEVARKLVIIEGDLERTEERAELSEGKCSELEEELKTVTNNLKSLEAQAEKYSQKEDKYEEEIKVLTDKLKEAETRAEFAERSVAKLEKTIDDLEEKLSQAKEENLDMHQMLDQTLMELNNL; from the exons ATGGATGCCATCAAGAAGAAGATGCAGATGCTCAAGCTCGACAAGGAGAATGCCCTGGACAGAGCTGAGCAGGCCGAGTCAGacaagaaagcagcagaggacagaagcaaacag TTAGACGACGATATAAGAGAGTTGGAAAAGAAATTGCGTGTTACTGAAGACGAAAGAGATAAAGTGTTTGAGGAGTTCCAAACTGCGGAGGAAAAGCTGCTGACCGCTGAGGAGGCCGCCACCAAG CTTGAGGACGATTTGGTAGCTCTGCAGAAGAAGCTGAAGGGAACTGAGGATGAGTTGGACAAGTACTCCGAGGCTCTTAAAGATGCCCAGGAGAAACTTGAGCTGGCTGAGAAGAAAGCCACCGAT GCTGAGGGAGATGTCGCTTCCCTTAACAGACGTATCCAGCTGGTTGAGGAGGAGTTGGATCGTGCTCAGGAGCGTCTGGCCACTGCCCTGACcaagctggaggaggctgagaagGCTGCAGATGAGAGCGAGAG AGGCATGAAGGTCATTGAGAACAGGGCCATGAAGGATgaggagaagatggagctgCAGGAGATCCAGCTGAAAGAGGCCAAGCACATCGCTGAGGAGGCTGACCGCAAATATGAGGAG GTTGCCCGTAAGCTGGTCATCATTGAGGGTGACCTGGAGCGTACAGAGGAGCGCGCTGAGCTGTCAGAAGG CAAATGCTCTGAGCTTGAGGAAGAGTTGAAAACTGTGACCAACAACCTGAAGTCACTGGAGGCCCAGGCTGAGAAG TACTCACAGAAGGAGGACAAGTACGAGGAGGAGATCAAGGTCCTCACCGACAAGCTGAAGGAG GCTGAGACTCGTGCTGAGTTCGCTGAGAGATCAGTAGCCAAGCTTGAGAAGACCATTGATGACTTGGAAG
- the tpm1 gene encoding tropomyosin alpha-1 chain isoform X6, whose protein sequence is MDAIKKKMQMLKLDKENALDRAEQAESDKKAAEDRSKQLDDDIRELEKKLRVTEDERDKVFEEFQTAEEKLLTAEEAATKAEGDVASLNRRIQLVEEELDRAQERLATALTKLEEAEKAADESERGMKVIENRAMKDEEKMELQEIQLKEAKHIAEEADRKYEEVARKLVIIEGDLERTEERAELSEGKCSELEEELKTVTNNLKSLEAQAEKYSQKEDKYEEEIKVLTDKLKEAETRAEFAERSVAKLEKTIDDLEEKLSQAKEENLDMHQMLDQTLMELNNL, encoded by the exons ATGGATGCCATCAAGAAGAAGATGCAGATGCTCAAGCTCGACAAGGAGAATGCCCTGGACAGAGCTGAGCAGGCCGAGTCAGacaagaaagcagcagaggacagaagcaaacag TTAGACGACGATATAAGAGAGTTGGAAAAGAAATTGCGTGTTACTGAAGACGAAAGAGATAAAGTGTTTGAGGAGTTCCAAACTGCGGAGGAAAAGCTGCTGACCGCTGAGGAGGCCGCCACCAAG GCTGAGGGAGATGTCGCTTCCCTTAACAGACGTATCCAGCTGGTTGAGGAGGAGTTGGATCGTGCTCAGGAGCGTCTGGCCACTGCCCTGACcaagctggaggaggctgagaagGCTGCAGATGAGAGCGAGAG AGGCATGAAGGTCATTGAGAACAGGGCCATGAAGGATgaggagaagatggagctgCAGGAGATCCAGCTGAAAGAGGCCAAGCACATCGCTGAGGAGGCTGACCGCAAATATGAGGAG GTTGCCCGTAAGCTGGTCATCATTGAGGGTGACCTGGAGCGTACAGAGGAGCGCGCTGAGCTGTCAGAAGG CAAATGCTCTGAGCTTGAGGAAGAGTTGAAAACTGTGACCAACAACCTGAAGTCACTGGAGGCCCAGGCTGAGAAG TACTCACAGAAGGAGGACAAGTACGAGGAGGAGATCAAGGTCCTCACCGACAAGCTGAAGGAG GCTGAGACTCGTGCTGAGTTCGCTGAGAGATCAGTAGCCAAGCTTGAGAAGACCATTGATGACTTGGAAG
- the tpm1 gene encoding tropomyosin alpha-1 chain isoform X10: MDAIKKKMQMLKLDKENALDRAEQAESDKKAAEDRSKQLEDDLVALQKKLKGTEDELDKYSEALKDAQEKLELAEKKATDAEGDVASLNRRIQLVEEELDRAQERLATALTKLEEAEKAADESERGMKVIENRAMKDEEKMELQEIQLKEAKHIAEEADRKYEEVARKLVIIEGDLERTEERAELSEGRARRAEDELSVLEQSMKSLNSSVTQYSQKEDKYEEEIKVLTDKLKEAETRAEFAERSVAKLEKTIDDLEEKLSQAKEENLDMHQMLDQTLMELNNL, encoded by the exons ATGGATGCCATCAAGAAGAAGATGCAGATGCTCAAGCTCGACAAGGAGAATGCCCTGGACAGAGCTGAGCAGGCCGAGTCAGacaagaaagcagcagaggacagaagcaaacag CTTGAGGACGATTTGGTAGCTCTGCAGAAGAAGCTGAAGGGAACTGAGGATGAGTTGGACAAGTACTCCGAGGCTCTTAAAGATGCCCAGGAGAAACTTGAGCTGGCTGAGAAGAAAGCCACCGAT GCTGAGGGAGATGTCGCTTCCCTTAACAGACGTATCCAGCTGGTTGAGGAGGAGTTGGATCGTGCTCAGGAGCGTCTGGCCACTGCCCTGACcaagctggaggaggctgagaagGCTGCAGATGAGAGCGAGAG AGGCATGAAGGTCATTGAGAACAGGGCCATGAAGGATgaggagaagatggagctgCAGGAGATCCAGCTGAAAGAGGCCAAGCACATCGCTGAGGAGGCTGACCGCAAATATGAGGAG GTTGCCCGTAAGCTGGTCATCATTGAGGGTGACCTGGAGCGTACAGAGGAGCGCGCTGAGCTGTCAGAAGG ACGAGCTCGGAGAGCGGAGGATGAGCTAAGCGTTTTGGAGCAAAGCATGAAATCACTAAACTCCTCAGTCACACAG TACTCACAGAAGGAGGACAAGTACGAGGAGGAGATCAAGGTCCTCACCGACAAGCTGAAGGAG GCTGAGACTCGTGCTGAGTTCGCTGAGAGATCAGTAGCCAAGCTTGAGAAGACCATTGATGACTTGGAAG
- the tpm1 gene encoding tropomyosin alpha-1 chain isoform X5: MDAIKKKMQMLKLDKENALDRAEQAESDKKAAEDRSKQLEDDLVALQKKLKGTEDELDKYSEALKDAQEKLELAEKKATDAEGDVASLNRRIQLVEEELDRAQERLATALTKLEEAEKAADESERGMKVIENRAMKDEEKMELQEIQLKEAKHIAEEADRKYEEVARKLVIIEGDLERTEERAELSEGKCSELEEELKTVTNNLKSLEAQAEKYSQKEDKYEEEIKVLTDKLKEAETRAEFAERSVAKLEKTIDDLEDELYAQKLKYKAISEELDHALNDMTSI, encoded by the exons ATGGATGCCATCAAGAAGAAGATGCAGATGCTCAAGCTCGACAAGGAGAATGCCCTGGACAGAGCTGAGCAGGCCGAGTCAGacaagaaagcagcagaggacagaagcaaacag CTTGAGGACGATTTGGTAGCTCTGCAGAAGAAGCTGAAGGGAACTGAGGATGAGTTGGACAAGTACTCCGAGGCTCTTAAAGATGCCCAGGAGAAACTTGAGCTGGCTGAGAAGAAAGCCACCGAT GCTGAGGGAGATGTCGCTTCCCTTAACAGACGTATCCAGCTGGTTGAGGAGGAGTTGGATCGTGCTCAGGAGCGTCTGGCCACTGCCCTGACcaagctggaggaggctgagaagGCTGCAGATGAGAGCGAGAG AGGCATGAAGGTCATTGAGAACAGGGCCATGAAGGATgaggagaagatggagctgCAGGAGATCCAGCTGAAAGAGGCCAAGCACATCGCTGAGGAGGCTGACCGCAAATATGAGGAG GTTGCCCGTAAGCTGGTCATCATTGAGGGTGACCTGGAGCGTACAGAGGAGCGCGCTGAGCTGTCAGAAGG CAAATGCTCTGAGCTTGAGGAAGAGTTGAAAACTGTGACCAACAACCTGAAGTCACTGGAGGCCCAGGCTGAGAAG TACTCACAGAAGGAGGACAAGTACGAGGAGGAGATCAAGGTCCTCACCGACAAGCTGAAGGAG GCTGAGACTCGTGCTGAGTTCGCTGAGAGATCAGTAGCCAAGCTTGAGAAGACCATTGATGACTTGGAAG ATGAGTTGTATGCCCAGAAACTGAAGTACAAGGCCATCAGCGAGGAGCTGGACCACGCCCTCAACGACATGACTTCCAT
- the tpm1 gene encoding tropomyosin alpha-1 chain isoform X8: MDAIKKKMQMLKLDKENALDRAEQAESDKKAAEDRSKQLEDDLVALQKKLKGTEDELDKYSEALKDAQEKLELAEKKATDAEGDVASLNRRIQLVEEELDRAQERLATALTKLEEAEKAADESERGMKVIENRAMKDEEKMELQEIQLKEAKHIAEEADRKYEEVARKLVIIEGDLERTEERAELSEGKCSELEEELKTVTNNLKSLEAQAEKYSQKEDKYEEEIKVLTDKLKEAETRAEFAERSVAKLEKTIDDLEDRLYQQLQKNRLLTNELRVALNED, from the exons ATGGATGCCATCAAGAAGAAGATGCAGATGCTCAAGCTCGACAAGGAGAATGCCCTGGACAGAGCTGAGCAGGCCGAGTCAGacaagaaagcagcagaggacagaagcaaacag CTTGAGGACGATTTGGTAGCTCTGCAGAAGAAGCTGAAGGGAACTGAGGATGAGTTGGACAAGTACTCCGAGGCTCTTAAAGATGCCCAGGAGAAACTTGAGCTGGCTGAGAAGAAAGCCACCGAT GCTGAGGGAGATGTCGCTTCCCTTAACAGACGTATCCAGCTGGTTGAGGAGGAGTTGGATCGTGCTCAGGAGCGTCTGGCCACTGCCCTGACcaagctggaggaggctgagaagGCTGCAGATGAGAGCGAGAG AGGCATGAAGGTCATTGAGAACAGGGCCATGAAGGATgaggagaagatggagctgCAGGAGATCCAGCTGAAAGAGGCCAAGCACATCGCTGAGGAGGCTGACCGCAAATATGAGGAG GTTGCCCGTAAGCTGGTCATCATTGAGGGTGACCTGGAGCGTACAGAGGAGCGCGCTGAGCTGTCAGAAGG CAAATGCTCTGAGCTTGAGGAAGAGTTGAAAACTGTGACCAACAACCTGAAGTCACTGGAGGCCCAGGCTGAGAAG TACTCACAGAAGGAGGACAAGTACGAGGAGGAGATCAAGGTCCTCACCGACAAGCTGAAGGAG GCTGAGACTCGTGCTGAGTTCGCTGAGAGATCAGTAGCCAAGCTTGAGAAGACCATTGATGACTTGGAAG
- the tpm1 gene encoding tropomyosin alpha-1 chain isoform X9 — MDAIKKKMQMLKLDKENALDRAEQAESDKKAAEDRSKQLDDDIRELEKKLRVTEDERDKVFEEFQTAEEKLLTAEEAATKAEGDVASLNRRIQLVEEELDRAQERLATALTKLEEAEKAADESERGMKVIENRAMKDEEKMELQEIQLKEAKHIAEEADRKYEEVARKLVIIEGDLERTEERAELSEGKCSELEEELKTVTNNLKSLEAQAEKYSQKEDKYEEEIKVLTDKLKEAETRAEFAERSVAKLEKTIDDLEDRLYQQLQKNRLLTNELRVALNED; from the exons ATGGATGCCATCAAGAAGAAGATGCAGATGCTCAAGCTCGACAAGGAGAATGCCCTGGACAGAGCTGAGCAGGCCGAGTCAGacaagaaagcagcagaggacagaagcaaacag TTAGACGACGATATAAGAGAGTTGGAAAAGAAATTGCGTGTTACTGAAGACGAAAGAGATAAAGTGTTTGAGGAGTTCCAAACTGCGGAGGAAAAGCTGCTGACCGCTGAGGAGGCCGCCACCAAG GCTGAGGGAGATGTCGCTTCCCTTAACAGACGTATCCAGCTGGTTGAGGAGGAGTTGGATCGTGCTCAGGAGCGTCTGGCCACTGCCCTGACcaagctggaggaggctgagaagGCTGCAGATGAGAGCGAGAG AGGCATGAAGGTCATTGAGAACAGGGCCATGAAGGATgaggagaagatggagctgCAGGAGATCCAGCTGAAAGAGGCCAAGCACATCGCTGAGGAGGCTGACCGCAAATATGAGGAG GTTGCCCGTAAGCTGGTCATCATTGAGGGTGACCTGGAGCGTACAGAGGAGCGCGCTGAGCTGTCAGAAGG CAAATGCTCTGAGCTTGAGGAAGAGTTGAAAACTGTGACCAACAACCTGAAGTCACTGGAGGCCCAGGCTGAGAAG TACTCACAGAAGGAGGACAAGTACGAGGAGGAGATCAAGGTCCTCACCGACAAGCTGAAGGAG GCTGAGACTCGTGCTGAGTTCGCTGAGAGATCAGTAGCCAAGCTTGAGAAGACCATTGATGACTTGGAAG
- the tpm1 gene encoding tropomyosin alpha-1 chain isoform X7 translates to MDAIKKKMQMLKLDKENALDRAEQAESDKKAAEDRSKQLDDDIRELEKKLRVTEDERDKVFEEFQTAEEKLLTAEEAATKAEGDVASLNRRIQLVEEELDRAQERLATALTKLEEAEKAADESERGMKVIENRAMKDEEKMELQEIQLKEAKHIAEEADRKYEEVARKLVIIEGDLERTEERAELSEGKCSELEEELKTVTNNLKSLEAQAEKYSQKEDKYEEEIKVLTDKLKEAETRAEFAERSVAKLEKTIDDLEDELYAQKLKYKAISEELDHALNDMTSM, encoded by the exons ATGGATGCCATCAAGAAGAAGATGCAGATGCTCAAGCTCGACAAGGAGAATGCCCTGGACAGAGCTGAGCAGGCCGAGTCAGacaagaaagcagcagaggacagaagcaaacag TTAGACGACGATATAAGAGAGTTGGAAAAGAAATTGCGTGTTACTGAAGACGAAAGAGATAAAGTGTTTGAGGAGTTCCAAACTGCGGAGGAAAAGCTGCTGACCGCTGAGGAGGCCGCCACCAAG GCTGAGGGAGATGTCGCTTCCCTTAACAGACGTATCCAGCTGGTTGAGGAGGAGTTGGATCGTGCTCAGGAGCGTCTGGCCACTGCCCTGACcaagctggaggaggctgagaagGCTGCAGATGAGAGCGAGAG AGGCATGAAGGTCATTGAGAACAGGGCCATGAAGGATgaggagaagatggagctgCAGGAGATCCAGCTGAAAGAGGCCAAGCACATCGCTGAGGAGGCTGACCGCAAATATGAGGAG GTTGCCCGTAAGCTGGTCATCATTGAGGGTGACCTGGAGCGTACAGAGGAGCGCGCTGAGCTGTCAGAAGG CAAATGCTCTGAGCTTGAGGAAGAGTTGAAAACTGTGACCAACAACCTGAAGTCACTGGAGGCCCAGGCTGAGAAG TACTCACAGAAGGAGGACAAGTACGAGGAGGAGATCAAGGTCCTCACCGACAAGCTGAAGGAG GCTGAGACTCGTGCTGAGTTCGCTGAGAGATCAGTAGCCAAGCTTGAGAAGACCATTGATGACTTGGAAG ATGAGTTGTATGCCCAGAAACTGAAGTACAAGGCCATCAGCGAGGAGCTGGACCACGCCCTCAACGACATGACTTCCATGTAA
- the tpm1 gene encoding tropomyosin alpha-1 chain isoform X4 — MDAIKKKMQMLKLDKENALDRAEQAESDKKAAEDRSKQLEDDLVALQKKLKGTEDELDKYSEALKDAQEKLELAEKKATDAEGDVASLNRRIQLVEEELDRAQERLATALTKLEEAEKAADESERGMKVIENRAMKDEEKMELQEIQLKEAKHIAEEADRKYEEVARKLVIIEGDLERTEERAELSEGKCSELEEELKTVTNNLKSLEAQAEKYSQKEDKYEEEIKVLTDKLKEAETRAEFAERSVAKLEKTIDDLEEKLSQAKEENLDMHQMLDQTLMELNNL; from the exons ATGGATGCCATCAAGAAGAAGATGCAGATGCTCAAGCTCGACAAGGAGAATGCCCTGGACAGAGCTGAGCAGGCCGAGTCAGacaagaaagcagcagaggacagaagcaaacag CTTGAGGACGATTTGGTAGCTCTGCAGAAGAAGCTGAAGGGAACTGAGGATGAGTTGGACAAGTACTCCGAGGCTCTTAAAGATGCCCAGGAGAAACTTGAGCTGGCTGAGAAGAAAGCCACCGAT GCTGAGGGAGATGTCGCTTCCCTTAACAGACGTATCCAGCTGGTTGAGGAGGAGTTGGATCGTGCTCAGGAGCGTCTGGCCACTGCCCTGACcaagctggaggaggctgagaagGCTGCAGATGAGAGCGAGAG AGGCATGAAGGTCATTGAGAACAGGGCCATGAAGGATgaggagaagatggagctgCAGGAGATCCAGCTGAAAGAGGCCAAGCACATCGCTGAGGAGGCTGACCGCAAATATGAGGAG GTTGCCCGTAAGCTGGTCATCATTGAGGGTGACCTGGAGCGTACAGAGGAGCGCGCTGAGCTGTCAGAAGG CAAATGCTCTGAGCTTGAGGAAGAGTTGAAAACTGTGACCAACAACCTGAAGTCACTGGAGGCCCAGGCTGAGAAG TACTCACAGAAGGAGGACAAGTACGAGGAGGAGATCAAGGTCCTCACCGACAAGCTGAAGGAG GCTGAGACTCGTGCTGAGTTCGCTGAGAGATCAGTAGCCAAGCTTGAGAAGACCATTGATGACTTGGAAG
- the tpm1 gene encoding tropomyosin alpha-1 chain isoform X14, producing MAGATSLEAVKRKIKFLQEQADGAEDRAERLQKELLAERKAREQAEGDVASLNRRIQLVEEELDRAQERLATALTKLEEAEKAADESERGMKVIENRAMKDEEKMELQEIQLKEAKHIAEEADRKYEEVARKLVIIEGDLERTEERAELSEGKCSELEEELKTVTNNLKSLEAQAEKYSQKEDKYEEEIKVLTDKLKEAETRAEFAERSVAKLEKTIDDLEDRLYQQLQKNRLLTNELRVALNED from the exons ATGGCCGGGGCTACATCGCTGGAGGCAGTCAAACGAAAGATCAAATTCTTGCAAGAGCAGGCGGACGGTGCTGAGGACAGAGCCGAGAGATTACAGAAGGAGTTGCTCGCGGAGAGGAAAGCCAGGGAACAA GCTGAGGGAGATGTCGCTTCCCTTAACAGACGTATCCAGCTGGTTGAGGAGGAGTTGGATCGTGCTCAGGAGCGTCTGGCCACTGCCCTGACcaagctggaggaggctgagaagGCTGCAGATGAGAGCGAGAG AGGCATGAAGGTCATTGAGAACAGGGCCATGAAGGATgaggagaagatggagctgCAGGAGATCCAGCTGAAAGAGGCCAAGCACATCGCTGAGGAGGCTGACCGCAAATATGAGGAG GTTGCCCGTAAGCTGGTCATCATTGAGGGTGACCTGGAGCGTACAGAGGAGCGCGCTGAGCTGTCAGAAGG CAAATGCTCTGAGCTTGAGGAAGAGTTGAAAACTGTGACCAACAACCTGAAGTCACTGGAGGCCCAGGCTGAGAAG TACTCACAGAAGGAGGACAAGTACGAGGAGGAGATCAAGGTCCTCACCGACAAGCTGAAGGAG GCTGAGACTCGTGCTGAGTTCGCTGAGAGATCAGTAGCCAAGCTTGAGAAGACCATTGATGACTTGGAAG
- the tpm1 gene encoding tropomyosin alpha-1 chain isoform X11 — translation MDAIKKKMQMLKLDKENALDRAEQAESDKKAAEDRSKQLEDDLVALQKKLKGTEDELDKYSEALKDAQEKLELAEKKATDAEGDVASLNRRIQLVEEELDRAQERLATALTKLEEAEKAADESERGMKVIENRAMKDEEKMELQEIQLKEAKHIAEEADRKYEEVARKLVIIEGDLERTEERAELSEGRARRAEDELSVLEQSMKSLNSSVTQYSQKEDKYEEEIKVLTDKLKEAETRAEFAERSVAKLEKTIDDLEDELYAQKLKYKAISEELDHALNDMTSM, via the exons ATGGATGCCATCAAGAAGAAGATGCAGATGCTCAAGCTCGACAAGGAGAATGCCCTGGACAGAGCTGAGCAGGCCGAGTCAGacaagaaagcagcagaggacagaagcaaacag CTTGAGGACGATTTGGTAGCTCTGCAGAAGAAGCTGAAGGGAACTGAGGATGAGTTGGACAAGTACTCCGAGGCTCTTAAAGATGCCCAGGAGAAACTTGAGCTGGCTGAGAAGAAAGCCACCGAT GCTGAGGGAGATGTCGCTTCCCTTAACAGACGTATCCAGCTGGTTGAGGAGGAGTTGGATCGTGCTCAGGAGCGTCTGGCCACTGCCCTGACcaagctggaggaggctgagaagGCTGCAGATGAGAGCGAGAG AGGCATGAAGGTCATTGAGAACAGGGCCATGAAGGATgaggagaagatggagctgCAGGAGATCCAGCTGAAAGAGGCCAAGCACATCGCTGAGGAGGCTGACCGCAAATATGAGGAG GTTGCCCGTAAGCTGGTCATCATTGAGGGTGACCTGGAGCGTACAGAGGAGCGCGCTGAGCTGTCAGAAGG ACGAGCTCGGAGAGCGGAGGATGAGCTAAGCGTTTTGGAGCAAAGCATGAAATCACTAAACTCCTCAGTCACACAG TACTCACAGAAGGAGGACAAGTACGAGGAGGAGATCAAGGTCCTCACCGACAAGCTGAAGGAG GCTGAGACTCGTGCTGAGTTCGCTGAGAGATCAGTAGCCAAGCTTGAGAAGACCATTGATGACTTGGAAG ATGAGTTGTATGCCCAGAAACTGAAGTACAAGGCCATCAGCGAGGAGCTGGACCACGCCCTCAACGACATGACTTCCATGTAA
- the tpm1 gene encoding tropomyosin alpha-1 chain isoform X13 yields the protein MAGATSLEAVKRKIKFLQEQADGAEDRAERLQKELLAERKAREQAEGDVASLNRRIQLVEEELDRAQERLATALTKLEEAEKAADESERGMKVIENRAMKDEEKMELQEIQLKEAKHIAEEADRKYEEVARKLVIIEGDLERTEERAELSEGKCSELEEELKTVTNNLKSLEAQAEKYSQKEDKYEEEIKVLTDKLKEAETRAEFAERSVAKLEKTIDDLEDELYAQKLKYKAISEELDHALNDMTSM from the exons ATGGCCGGGGCTACATCGCTGGAGGCAGTCAAACGAAAGATCAAATTCTTGCAAGAGCAGGCGGACGGTGCTGAGGACAGAGCCGAGAGATTACAGAAGGAGTTGCTCGCGGAGAGGAAAGCCAGGGAACAA GCTGAGGGAGATGTCGCTTCCCTTAACAGACGTATCCAGCTGGTTGAGGAGGAGTTGGATCGTGCTCAGGAGCGTCTGGCCACTGCCCTGACcaagctggaggaggctgagaagGCTGCAGATGAGAGCGAGAG AGGCATGAAGGTCATTGAGAACAGGGCCATGAAGGATgaggagaagatggagctgCAGGAGATCCAGCTGAAAGAGGCCAAGCACATCGCTGAGGAGGCTGACCGCAAATATGAGGAG GTTGCCCGTAAGCTGGTCATCATTGAGGGTGACCTGGAGCGTACAGAGGAGCGCGCTGAGCTGTCAGAAGG CAAATGCTCTGAGCTTGAGGAAGAGTTGAAAACTGTGACCAACAACCTGAAGTCACTGGAGGCCCAGGCTGAGAAG TACTCACAGAAGGAGGACAAGTACGAGGAGGAGATCAAGGTCCTCACCGACAAGCTGAAGGAG GCTGAGACTCGTGCTGAGTTCGCTGAGAGATCAGTAGCCAAGCTTGAGAAGACCATTGATGACTTGGAAG ATGAGTTGTATGCCCAGAAACTGAAGTACAAGGCCATCAGCGAGGAGCTGGACCACGCCCTCAACGACATGACTTCCATGTAA
- the tpm1 gene encoding tropomyosin alpha-1 chain isoform X3: MDAIKKKMQMLKLDKENALDRAEQAESDKKAAEDRSKQLDDDIRELEKKLRVTEDERDKVFEEFQTAEEKLLTAEEAATKLEDDLVALQKKLKGTEDELDKYSEALKDAQEKLELAEKKATDAEGDVASLNRRIQLVEEELDRAQERLATALTKLEEAEKAADESERGMKVIENRAMKDEEKMELQEIQLKEAKHIAEEADRKYEEVARKLVIIEGDLERTEERAELSEGKCSELEEELKTVTNNLKSLEAQAEKYSQKEDKYEEEIKVLTDKLKEAETRAEFAERSVAKLEKTIDDLEDELYAQKLKYKAISEELDHALNDMTSM; encoded by the exons ATGGATGCCATCAAGAAGAAGATGCAGATGCTCAAGCTCGACAAGGAGAATGCCCTGGACAGAGCTGAGCAGGCCGAGTCAGacaagaaagcagcagaggacagaagcaaacag TTAGACGACGATATAAGAGAGTTGGAAAAGAAATTGCGTGTTACTGAAGACGAAAGAGATAAAGTGTTTGAGGAGTTCCAAACTGCGGAGGAAAAGCTGCTGACCGCTGAGGAGGCCGCCACCAAG CTTGAGGACGATTTGGTAGCTCTGCAGAAGAAGCTGAAGGGAACTGAGGATGAGTTGGACAAGTACTCCGAGGCTCTTAAAGATGCCCAGGAGAAACTTGAGCTGGCTGAGAAGAAAGCCACCGAT GCTGAGGGAGATGTCGCTTCCCTTAACAGACGTATCCAGCTGGTTGAGGAGGAGTTGGATCGTGCTCAGGAGCGTCTGGCCACTGCCCTGACcaagctggaggaggctgagaagGCTGCAGATGAGAGCGAGAG AGGCATGAAGGTCATTGAGAACAGGGCCATGAAGGATgaggagaagatggagctgCAGGAGATCCAGCTGAAAGAGGCCAAGCACATCGCTGAGGAGGCTGACCGCAAATATGAGGAG GTTGCCCGTAAGCTGGTCATCATTGAGGGTGACCTGGAGCGTACAGAGGAGCGCGCTGAGCTGTCAGAAGG CAAATGCTCTGAGCTTGAGGAAGAGTTGAAAACTGTGACCAACAACCTGAAGTCACTGGAGGCCCAGGCTGAGAAG TACTCACAGAAGGAGGACAAGTACGAGGAGGAGATCAAGGTCCTCACCGACAAGCTGAAGGAG GCTGAGACTCGTGCTGAGTTCGCTGAGAGATCAGTAGCCAAGCTTGAGAAGACCATTGATGACTTGGAAG ATGAGTTGTATGCCCAGAAACTGAAGTACAAGGCCATCAGCGAGGAGCTGGACCACGCCCTCAACGACATGACTTCCATGTAA